The Suncus etruscus isolate mSunEtr1 chromosome 14, mSunEtr1.pri.cur, whole genome shotgun sequence genome contains a region encoding:
- the BRD8 gene encoding bromodomain-containing protein 8 isoform X1: MAAGTGKHKLLSTGPTEPWSIREKLCLASSVMRSGDQNWVSVSRAIKPFAEPGRPPDWFSQKHCASQYSELLETTETPKRKRGEKGEVVETVEDVIVRKLTAERVEELKKVIKETQEKYRRLKRDAELIQAGHMDSRLDELCNDIAMKKKLEEEEAEVKRKATDAAYQARQAVKTPPRRLPTVMVRSPIDSASPGGDYTLGDLSTTTMEETTSGVTPGTLPSTPVTSFPGIPDTLPPGSAPLEAPMTPVTDDSPQKKMLGQKATPPPSPLLSELLKKGSLLPTSPRLVNESEMAVASGHLNSTGVLLEVGGVLPMIHGGEMQQTPNTVAASPAASGAPTLSRLLEAGPTQFTTPLASFTTVASEPPVKLVPPPVESVSQATIVMMPALPAPSSASAVSTSESVAPVSQPDTCVPMEAVGDPHTVTVSMDSNEISMIINSIKEECFRSGVTEAPGGSKAPSIDGKEDLDLAEKMDIAVSYTGEELDFETVGDIIAIIEDKVDDHPEVLDVAAVEAALSFCEENDDPQSLPGPWEHPIQQERDKSVPLPTSEMTVKQERLDFEETENKGIHELVDIRESSVEIKMEPAEQEQGISGAELAGVIPATSMEPPELRSQDLDEEPRSTVTGEIAEADVSSGKGDEIPLTAVKTEASPESMLSSSHGSNPIEDSLEAETQHKFEISDSLKEESGTIFGSQIKDTPGEDEEEDGVSEAASLEEPKEEDQGEGYLSEIDNEPPVSESDDGFSIHNAPLQSHTLADSIPSSPASSQFSVCSEDQEAIQAQKIWKKAIMLVWRAAANHRYANVFLQPVTDDIAPGYHSIVQRPMDLSTIKKNIENGLIRSTAEFQRDIMLMFQNAVMYNSSDHDVYHMAVEMQRDVLEQIQQFLATQLIMQTSESGISAKSLRGRDSTRKQDASEKDSVPMGSPAFLLSLFDGGTRGRRCAIEADMKMKK, encoded by the exons GGTATCAGTTAGCCGAGCAATCAAACCCTTTGCAGAACCTGGCCGCCCTCCAGACTGGTTTTCTCAAAAA CATTGTGCTTCCCAGTACTCAGAGCTTCTAGAGACCACCGAGACACCAAA ACGCAAACGAGGTGAAAAAGGAGAAGTGGTAGAAACTGTTGAAGATGTCATTGTTAGGAAACTGACTGCAGAACGAGTTGAAGAACTAAAGAAGGTGATAAAGGAAACCCAGGAAAAATACAG acggCTGAAAAGAGATGCAGAATTAATTCAGGCTGGGCACATGGACAGTAGACTGGATGAGCTTTGCAATGACATTGCAAT gaaaaagaaattagaagaagAGGAAGCTGAAGTAAAGAGGAAGGCTACAGATGCTGCTTATCAGG CTCGTCAAGCAGTAAAAACACCCCCTCGGAGATTACCCACTGTTATGGTTCGCTCACCGATAGATTCTGCCTCCCCGGGAGGTGATTATACACTAGGGGACTTGTCTACAACCACTATGGAAGAGACCACATCTGGG GTAACCCCTGGGACTTTGCCGAGTACCCCAGTCACCTCGTTTCCTGGGATTCCTGACACCcttcctccaggctctgcacccTTAGAAGCCCCCATGACCCCAGTAACAGATGATTCACCCCAGAAAAAGATGCTTGGACAGAAAGCAACTCCACCCCCCTCCCCTCTGCTGTCAGAGCTCTTGAAGAAGGGCAGCCTCCTGCCTACTAGCCCCAGACTG GTCAATGAAAGTGAAATGGCTGTGGCTTCTGGTCACTTGAACAGTACAGGTGTCCTCCTAGAGGTAGGCGGGGTCCTTCCCATGATACATGGTGGGGAGATGCAGCAAACACCCAACACAGTTGCAGCCTCCCCTGCTGCCTCAG GTGCTCCCACTCTTTCCCGGCTTTTAGAAGCTGGTCCTACACAGTTCACCACACCTCTTGCTTCCTTCACTACCGTTGCCAGTGAACCTCCAGTTAAACTTGTGCCACCCCCTGTAGAGTCTGTGTCCCAggctaccattgtcatgatgccTGCGCTGCCAGCACCGTCCTCTGCTTCGGCTGTCTCCACTTCTGAAAGTGTAGCTCCAG TGAGCCAACCTGACACCTGTGTTCCTATGGAGGCTGTTGGGGATCCACATACAGTGACTGTTTCCATGGATAGCAATGAAATTTCCATGATTATCAATTCTATCAAAGAAGAGTGCTTTCGATCTGGGGTAACAGAAGCCCCTGGAGGATCAAAGGCTCCCAGCATAGATGGGAAGGAAGATTTAGATCTGGCTGAGAAAATGGATATTGCTGTGTCTTACACAGGTGAAGAGCTGGACTTTGAGACTGTTGGAGACATCATTGCCATCATTGAGGACAAG GTGGATGATCATCCTGAAGTGCTGGATGTGGCAGCAGTGGAAGCAGCACTGTCATTCTGTGAAGAGAATGATGATCCCCAGTCCCTGCCTGGCCCCTGGGAGCATCCTATCCAGCAGGAGCGGGACAAGTCAGTACCTCTTCCTACATCAGAGATGACAGTCAAGCAAGAGAGGTTGGACTTTgaggaaacagaaaacaaaggaaTCCATGAACTAGTGGACATCAGAGAGTCTAGTGTGGAGATCAAAATGGAACCTGCAGAACAAGAGCAAGGAATTTCTGGAGCTGAACTAGCTGGAGTTATCCCAGCCACAAGTATGGAGCCTCCAGAACTCAGGAGTCAGGACTTAGATGAGGAGCCCAGAAGTACTGTAACTGGAGAGATTGCTGAAGCAGATGTTTCCAGTGGGAAAGGCGATGAGATTCCGCTTACAGCTGTGAAGACAGAG gcatcCCCTGAAAGCATGTTGTCTTCATCACATGGTTCAAATCCAATTGAAGATTCATTAGAGGCAGAAACTCAGCACAAGTTTGAAATTTCAG ACTCATTGAAAGAAGAATCAGGGACTATTTTTGGAAGCCAGATAAAG GATACCCCAGGTGAGGATGAGGAAGAAGATGGAGTCAGTGAAGCAGCCAGCCTAGAGGAACCGAAAGAAGAAGATCAAGGAGAAGGCTACTTGTCAGAAATAGATAATGAACCCCCTGTGAGTGAGAGTGACGATGGCTTTAGTATCCACAATGCTCCACTACAATCGCATACACTGGCAGACTCCATCCCCAGCAGCCCTGCTTCTTCACAATT TTCTGTCTGTAGTGAAGATCAGGAAGCTATTCAGGCACAGAAAATCTGGAAGAAAGCCATAATGCTTGTTTGGAGAGCAGCAGCTAATCATAG GTATGCCAATGTCTTCCTGCAGCCTGTTACGGATGACATAGCACCTGGTTATCACAGCATAGTGCAAAG ACCTATGGATCTATCAACTATTaagaaaaacattgaaaatgGACTAATCCGCAGCACAGCTGAATTTCAGCGTGACATTATGCTGATGTTCCAGAATGCTGTAATGTATAATAGCTCAGACCATGATGTCTATCATATGGCAGTAGAGATGCAGCGAGATGTCTTGGAGCAGATCCAG CAATTTCTGGCCACACAGTTGATTATGCAAACATCTGAGTCTGGGATAAGTGCTAAAAGTCTTCGTGGGAGAGATTCTACCCGAAAACAGGATGCTTCAGAGAAG GACAGTGTCCCCATGGgctctcctgccttccttctctctctcttt GATGGGGGAACCAGGGGGCGCCGCTGTGCCATTGAAGCTGATATGAAGATGAAAAAGTGA
- the BRD8 gene encoding bromodomain-containing protein 8 isoform X3 yields MAAGTGKHKLLSTGPTEPWSIREKLCLASSVMRSGDQNWVSVSRAIKPFAEPGRPPDWFSQKHCASQYSELLETTETPKRKRGEKGEVVETVEDVIVRKLTAERVEELKKVIKETQEKYRRLKRDAELIQAGHMDSRLDELCNDIAMKKKLEEEEAEVKRKATDAAYQARQAVKTPPRRLPTVMVRSPIDSASPGGDYTLGDLSTTTMEETTSGVNESEMAVASGHLNSTGVLLEVGGVLPMIHGGEMQQTPNTVAASPAASGAPTLSRLLEAGPTQFTTPLASFTTVASEPPVKLVPPPVESVSQATIVMMPALPAPSSASAVSTSESVAPVSQPDTCVPMEAVGDPHTVTVSMDSNEISMIINSIKEECFRSGVTEAPGGSKAPSIDGKEDLDLAEKMDIAVSYTGEELDFETVGDIIAIIEDKVDDHPEVLDVAAVEAALSFCEENDDPQSLPGPWEHPIQQERDKSVPLPTSEMTVKQERLDFEETENKGIHELVDIRESSVEIKMEPAEQEQGISGAELAGVIPATSMEPPELRSQDLDEEPRSTVTGEIAEADVSSGKGDEIPLTAVKTEASPESMLSSSHGSNPIEDSLEAETQHKFEISDSLKEESGTIFGSQIKDTPGEDEEEDGVSEAASLEEPKEEDQGEGYLSEIDNEPPVSESDDGFSIHNAPLQSHTLADSIPSSPASSQFSVCSEDQEAIQAQKIWKKAIMLVWRAAANHRYANVFLQPVTDDIAPGYHSIVQRPMDLSTIKKNIENGLIRSTAEFQRDIMLMFQNAVMYNSSDHDVYHMAVEMQRDVLEQIQQFLATQLIMQTSESGISAKSLRGRDSTRKQDASEKDSVPMGSPAFLLSLFDGGTRGRRCAIEADMKMKK; encoded by the exons GGTATCAGTTAGCCGAGCAATCAAACCCTTTGCAGAACCTGGCCGCCCTCCAGACTGGTTTTCTCAAAAA CATTGTGCTTCCCAGTACTCAGAGCTTCTAGAGACCACCGAGACACCAAA ACGCAAACGAGGTGAAAAAGGAGAAGTGGTAGAAACTGTTGAAGATGTCATTGTTAGGAAACTGACTGCAGAACGAGTTGAAGAACTAAAGAAGGTGATAAAGGAAACCCAGGAAAAATACAG acggCTGAAAAGAGATGCAGAATTAATTCAGGCTGGGCACATGGACAGTAGACTGGATGAGCTTTGCAATGACATTGCAAT gaaaaagaaattagaagaagAGGAAGCTGAAGTAAAGAGGAAGGCTACAGATGCTGCTTATCAGG CTCGTCAAGCAGTAAAAACACCCCCTCGGAGATTACCCACTGTTATGGTTCGCTCACCGATAGATTCTGCCTCCCCGGGAGGTGATTATACACTAGGGGACTTGTCTACAACCACTATGGAAGAGACCACATCTGGG GTCAATGAAAGTGAAATGGCTGTGGCTTCTGGTCACTTGAACAGTACAGGTGTCCTCCTAGAGGTAGGCGGGGTCCTTCCCATGATACATGGTGGGGAGATGCAGCAAACACCCAACACAGTTGCAGCCTCCCCTGCTGCCTCAG GTGCTCCCACTCTTTCCCGGCTTTTAGAAGCTGGTCCTACACAGTTCACCACACCTCTTGCTTCCTTCACTACCGTTGCCAGTGAACCTCCAGTTAAACTTGTGCCACCCCCTGTAGAGTCTGTGTCCCAggctaccattgtcatgatgccTGCGCTGCCAGCACCGTCCTCTGCTTCGGCTGTCTCCACTTCTGAAAGTGTAGCTCCAG TGAGCCAACCTGACACCTGTGTTCCTATGGAGGCTGTTGGGGATCCACATACAGTGACTGTTTCCATGGATAGCAATGAAATTTCCATGATTATCAATTCTATCAAAGAAGAGTGCTTTCGATCTGGGGTAACAGAAGCCCCTGGAGGATCAAAGGCTCCCAGCATAGATGGGAAGGAAGATTTAGATCTGGCTGAGAAAATGGATATTGCTGTGTCTTACACAGGTGAAGAGCTGGACTTTGAGACTGTTGGAGACATCATTGCCATCATTGAGGACAAG GTGGATGATCATCCTGAAGTGCTGGATGTGGCAGCAGTGGAAGCAGCACTGTCATTCTGTGAAGAGAATGATGATCCCCAGTCCCTGCCTGGCCCCTGGGAGCATCCTATCCAGCAGGAGCGGGACAAGTCAGTACCTCTTCCTACATCAGAGATGACAGTCAAGCAAGAGAGGTTGGACTTTgaggaaacagaaaacaaaggaaTCCATGAACTAGTGGACATCAGAGAGTCTAGTGTGGAGATCAAAATGGAACCTGCAGAACAAGAGCAAGGAATTTCTGGAGCTGAACTAGCTGGAGTTATCCCAGCCACAAGTATGGAGCCTCCAGAACTCAGGAGTCAGGACTTAGATGAGGAGCCCAGAAGTACTGTAACTGGAGAGATTGCTGAAGCAGATGTTTCCAGTGGGAAAGGCGATGAGATTCCGCTTACAGCTGTGAAGACAGAG gcatcCCCTGAAAGCATGTTGTCTTCATCACATGGTTCAAATCCAATTGAAGATTCATTAGAGGCAGAAACTCAGCACAAGTTTGAAATTTCAG ACTCATTGAAAGAAGAATCAGGGACTATTTTTGGAAGCCAGATAAAG GATACCCCAGGTGAGGATGAGGAAGAAGATGGAGTCAGTGAAGCAGCCAGCCTAGAGGAACCGAAAGAAGAAGATCAAGGAGAAGGCTACTTGTCAGAAATAGATAATGAACCCCCTGTGAGTGAGAGTGACGATGGCTTTAGTATCCACAATGCTCCACTACAATCGCATACACTGGCAGACTCCATCCCCAGCAGCCCTGCTTCTTCACAATT TTCTGTCTGTAGTGAAGATCAGGAAGCTATTCAGGCACAGAAAATCTGGAAGAAAGCCATAATGCTTGTTTGGAGAGCAGCAGCTAATCATAG GTATGCCAATGTCTTCCTGCAGCCTGTTACGGATGACATAGCACCTGGTTATCACAGCATAGTGCAAAG ACCTATGGATCTATCAACTATTaagaaaaacattgaaaatgGACTAATCCGCAGCACAGCTGAATTTCAGCGTGACATTATGCTGATGTTCCAGAATGCTGTAATGTATAATAGCTCAGACCATGATGTCTATCATATGGCAGTAGAGATGCAGCGAGATGTCTTGGAGCAGATCCAG CAATTTCTGGCCACACAGTTGATTATGCAAACATCTGAGTCTGGGATAAGTGCTAAAAGTCTTCGTGGGAGAGATTCTACCCGAAAACAGGATGCTTCAGAGAAG GACAGTGTCCCCATGGgctctcctgccttccttctctctctcttt GATGGGGGAACCAGGGGGCGCCGCTGTGCCATTGAAGCTGATATGAAGATGAAAAAGTGA
- the BRD8 gene encoding bromodomain-containing protein 8 isoform X2, giving the protein MAAGTGKHKLLSTGPTEPWSIREKLCLASSVMRSGDQNWVSVSRAIKPFAEPGRPPDWFSQKHCASQYSELLETTETPKRKRGEKGEVVETVEDVIVRKLTAERVEELKKVIKETQEKYRRLKRDAELIQAGHMDSRLDELCNDIAMKKKLEEEEAEVKRKATDAAYQARQAVKTPPRRLPTVMVRSPIDSASPGGDYTLGDLSTTTMEETTSGVNESEMAVASGHLNSTGVLLEVGGVLPMIHGGEMQQTPNTVAASPAASGAPTLSRLLEAGPTQFTTPLASFTTVASEPPVKLVPPPVESVSQATIVMMPALPAPSSASAVSTSESVAPVSQPDTCVPMEAVGDPHTVTVSMDSNEISMIINSIKEECFRSGVTEAPGGSKAPSIDGKEDLDLAEKMDIAVSYTGEELDFETVGDIIAIIEDKVDDHPEVLDVAAVEAALSFCEENDDPQSLPGPWEHPIQQERDKSVPLPTSEMTVKQERLDFEETENKGIHELVDIRESSVEIKMEPAEQEQGISGAELAGVIPATSMEPPELRSQDLDEEPRSTVTGEIAEADVSSGKGDEIPLTAVKTEASPESMLSSSHGSNPIEDSLEAETQHKFEISDSLKEESGTIFGSQIKDTPGEDEEEDGVSEAASLEEPKEEDQGEGYLSEIDNEPPVSESDDGFSIHNAPLQSHTLADSIPSSPASSQFSVCSEDQEAIQAQKIWKKAIMLVWRAAANHRYANVFLQPVTDDIAPGYHSIVQRPMDLSTIKKNIENGLIRSTAEFQRDIMLMFQNAVMYNSSDHDVYHMAVEMQRDVLEQIQQFLATQLIMQTSESGISAKSLRGRDSTRKQDASEKDSVPMGSPAFLLSLFVSIEWLQGMVLPQILSFCCGWVVEGNSACKLCLCRSLNKKLSCIPVLSAFVCVCGLDKDYEMAGLK; this is encoded by the exons GGTATCAGTTAGCCGAGCAATCAAACCCTTTGCAGAACCTGGCCGCCCTCCAGACTGGTTTTCTCAAAAA CATTGTGCTTCCCAGTACTCAGAGCTTCTAGAGACCACCGAGACACCAAA ACGCAAACGAGGTGAAAAAGGAGAAGTGGTAGAAACTGTTGAAGATGTCATTGTTAGGAAACTGACTGCAGAACGAGTTGAAGAACTAAAGAAGGTGATAAAGGAAACCCAGGAAAAATACAG acggCTGAAAAGAGATGCAGAATTAATTCAGGCTGGGCACATGGACAGTAGACTGGATGAGCTTTGCAATGACATTGCAAT gaaaaagaaattagaagaagAGGAAGCTGAAGTAAAGAGGAAGGCTACAGATGCTGCTTATCAGG CTCGTCAAGCAGTAAAAACACCCCCTCGGAGATTACCCACTGTTATGGTTCGCTCACCGATAGATTCTGCCTCCCCGGGAGGTGATTATACACTAGGGGACTTGTCTACAACCACTATGGAAGAGACCACATCTGGG GTCAATGAAAGTGAAATGGCTGTGGCTTCTGGTCACTTGAACAGTACAGGTGTCCTCCTAGAGGTAGGCGGGGTCCTTCCCATGATACATGGTGGGGAGATGCAGCAAACACCCAACACAGTTGCAGCCTCCCCTGCTGCCTCAG GTGCTCCCACTCTTTCCCGGCTTTTAGAAGCTGGTCCTACACAGTTCACCACACCTCTTGCTTCCTTCACTACCGTTGCCAGTGAACCTCCAGTTAAACTTGTGCCACCCCCTGTAGAGTCTGTGTCCCAggctaccattgtcatgatgccTGCGCTGCCAGCACCGTCCTCTGCTTCGGCTGTCTCCACTTCTGAAAGTGTAGCTCCAG TGAGCCAACCTGACACCTGTGTTCCTATGGAGGCTGTTGGGGATCCACATACAGTGACTGTTTCCATGGATAGCAATGAAATTTCCATGATTATCAATTCTATCAAAGAAGAGTGCTTTCGATCTGGGGTAACAGAAGCCCCTGGAGGATCAAAGGCTCCCAGCATAGATGGGAAGGAAGATTTAGATCTGGCTGAGAAAATGGATATTGCTGTGTCTTACACAGGTGAAGAGCTGGACTTTGAGACTGTTGGAGACATCATTGCCATCATTGAGGACAAG GTGGATGATCATCCTGAAGTGCTGGATGTGGCAGCAGTGGAAGCAGCACTGTCATTCTGTGAAGAGAATGATGATCCCCAGTCCCTGCCTGGCCCCTGGGAGCATCCTATCCAGCAGGAGCGGGACAAGTCAGTACCTCTTCCTACATCAGAGATGACAGTCAAGCAAGAGAGGTTGGACTTTgaggaaacagaaaacaaaggaaTCCATGAACTAGTGGACATCAGAGAGTCTAGTGTGGAGATCAAAATGGAACCTGCAGAACAAGAGCAAGGAATTTCTGGAGCTGAACTAGCTGGAGTTATCCCAGCCACAAGTATGGAGCCTCCAGAACTCAGGAGTCAGGACTTAGATGAGGAGCCCAGAAGTACTGTAACTGGAGAGATTGCTGAAGCAGATGTTTCCAGTGGGAAAGGCGATGAGATTCCGCTTACAGCTGTGAAGACAGAG gcatcCCCTGAAAGCATGTTGTCTTCATCACATGGTTCAAATCCAATTGAAGATTCATTAGAGGCAGAAACTCAGCACAAGTTTGAAATTTCAG ACTCATTGAAAGAAGAATCAGGGACTATTTTTGGAAGCCAGATAAAG GATACCCCAGGTGAGGATGAGGAAGAAGATGGAGTCAGTGAAGCAGCCAGCCTAGAGGAACCGAAAGAAGAAGATCAAGGAGAAGGCTACTTGTCAGAAATAGATAATGAACCCCCTGTGAGTGAGAGTGACGATGGCTTTAGTATCCACAATGCTCCACTACAATCGCATACACTGGCAGACTCCATCCCCAGCAGCCCTGCTTCTTCACAATT TTCTGTCTGTAGTGAAGATCAGGAAGCTATTCAGGCACAGAAAATCTGGAAGAAAGCCATAATGCTTGTTTGGAGAGCAGCAGCTAATCATAG GTATGCCAATGTCTTCCTGCAGCCTGTTACGGATGACATAGCACCTGGTTATCACAGCATAGTGCAAAG ACCTATGGATCTATCAACTATTaagaaaaacattgaaaatgGACTAATCCGCAGCACAGCTGAATTTCAGCGTGACATTATGCTGATGTTCCAGAATGCTGTAATGTATAATAGCTCAGACCATGATGTCTATCATATGGCAGTAGAGATGCAGCGAGATGTCTTGGAGCAGATCCAG CAATTTCTGGCCACACAGTTGATTATGCAAACATCTGAGTCTGGGATAAGTGCTAAAAGTCTTCGTGGGAGAGATTCTACCCGAAAACAGGATGCTTCAGAGAAG GACAGTGTCCCCATGGgctctcctgccttccttctctctctctttgtaagTATTGAATGGCTGCAAGGGATGGTGTTGCCACAGATTCTCAGCTTCTGCTGCGGGTGGGTGGTGGAAGGAAATTCAGCATGCAAACTCTGTTTATGCAGGTCATTGAATAAGAAACTCTCCTGCATTCCTGTTCTttctgcttttgtgtgtgtgtgtgggctcgATAAAGACTATGAAATGGCTGGGTTGAAATGA